In Glycine max cultivar Williams 82 chromosome 4, Glycine_max_v4.0, whole genome shotgun sequence, the genomic stretch GCACAGCACAAGGACCGAAGTAAATCAGCATGTAACATTATTGTGAAAGATTTGCAGTATGCAAATCCAAGAATTATAGTATGAGGAAAATTCACTACAAGGCAGAACAATAAAGCCAAATATATATAACTAGGTACACATGCTAAAAGAAGAACATGACCTGCCAGTGATAACAACATCAAAGTATTGAAGCCAGCCGAAATTGTTACTGACATCTGCCATACTGGATCCACAGAGGAAATTCATGACAATGTTTGTATAGTCCCATAAACTGCAAATCACATGCGAAAGTGTGAAAAATCCAAGTTAAAATGTCCATAGAGAATGAAACCAACTAGCATTCTAtgagaaaacatttttcaacatTTTCTGTCAAATCAATtcactataatttttaaaatatttttcaatcctTATCTAATAATCTTTCAACTCAcgttattttacttttcttgtACATTTGATATCTTAGAACATGCCTTTCCCACTTGGCACTATatgttagtttaaaaaaaaggtgCTAAAATGTATTTCAAACATACAGTGATTGTTCCATCAATCATTAAAAAGCACAGGATAGTTTGATTATTTACTCATAACTGTTTTCCCTCTGTTTAGGTAAAATCATAACTACCTATTTGTCACTAAAAACGTTGCTTGTCCAGAGTCTCTGAGCATTTCAAGCATGGGCACTATTGAGGAGTCTTCATTAATATACCTGAGAtaaaattcaatgaaaaaatGACAATCAGAGAAAGTTCATTAACAATTCATAGACAACATATGAATTTAAGAGTGCAACTTCTAAAAGAAACAGTTAGCACATCAAAAGTCTAATATCTCATTGCAAACATAATAAGTGTTTGTCCATTTCTAACTTTGATAGGCTAGTGATTTTATATCCATACCGCTTTGGTTCTATAGCAACCATTTGCTTCAATGTTCCATCACGGTGGCACAAGTCAACTGCAGCTCGAACATCTTTGTACATGCGAGCATAACTGGAAGGACAATATTTAaaggatatatcatatatgtatCATGGTGTGCTCACATGTAGGCTTTAGCCATTTTACTGGCTGCTGGATGGTTTCTAAACAGCTCACATGTAGGTAAGTATGTTCATACACATAAAGAGGCCAAATCTGTCCGGGAGGTAAAATGATAACATacaaagattctttcaaaaaacTATCGAAGATTGCCTTGTGTTTGAATGAACAAAAATTGCTTTGTCCTAgtatttaattgttataaaaataaaaggcatttaaaattatcaaaaggaaaaattatgcaATCCAGATTAAGACTCACTCAACACCCTCCTGAATCTTGTCAGGATTGCAATCCTTAAAATCAACCAGTTGAGCAAACAAGTAGGCTTCCGCAAGTGAAAAGAGTGTATCAATTAGAGCATAGTCTGGCTCATCAAAAGAATCACGTACTAAAGTATTTCCATAGGTCCCAACTTTATCTTCTTTTGATAACTCTCTAAATCCATGATAGGCTACTTTCACATACTTGTGGCGATCCATCTAAATATATTCAGCCAACAATCAAacagagaaaatgaaaagaaaaaaaaatacatgcaacCTGCTGATGGATTATTTCAATGGTTAAAATGGTGACGAGAAAACATTTATgtagtctacaccttcaatatGTTGCCTCTTTTTTTGTCAAGAACCAAGCCCCTGACCATGTACTTCCAGTTAAAAGACCAATTTAGTAACTGCAGAATAGAAAAAAGGTTTTAGCCAAATACAACAGAATTATACCTGAAAAGAATATGCAAACAAACAAAATCCTTTAACAAAATGAACCAGGAGGAAGTTAGTAAATCTACACAAACACACCTATTACACCAGCACTTACATTATTATTAATGCAttaaaaagaagacaaaataaCCAAACATGGTAGAAGATCCTATAAGACTGATTGGACAAACCTCGCGAGGGTATCCCAAATCATAAACCAGCTTTTTGATTGTGCCTTGATAAGCAAGAGATTCGAAGGTTTCAGGCTTGTACTGTGCCAGAGTATAATCCATGTCAAATCCCACAGCAATAATGTTCTTCATATTCAGTGACCGGTTACAAAATATCTGCTTGCCTATTTCAGTTTTAACTCCATTTTCAGGAGATGACCATACACGTGGCTGTTTGCTGCCATCACGGCCAGGCAAATCCCTCAATCTTGAATCATGTACATCAATTTCATGGTTCCCATCCATTGAATATTGAGCATGCAACAACGGATTAACTCCTGATAGATTTAATCCAAATGCAATTTAGTAATAATGAAACTATTACGTTACCTATCTTCAGGGGAAAAAAATAGATTGACTGAATGAGTTCCATAACTTTCTAAACACAAGTATTTGAAACAAACATGCAAAAGAACTAAAAGCCCTTCcctgaaaaataattatgacaTCTTACCTTGTGAAAGAAATATAGCATGCAATGCACGAGGCTATGTTCCGACTCTAGGCTTGAAGAAACACCTATAAATTTAACTTCGGAATCAAGAAGAGTAATCCTCTAAGTTCCTAGTAGTATCTAATGATATTCTATTTCCCTCCGTATCTCGTGCTTTCGCTACATCTACCTTGGCAAAACGAATGGCTAAACAAAGGAGAAATGAGAAAGGCTTAGGGCACAAGAAATCGGATTggggagagaaagaaaaaggaacgaACCTGGTGACGTGGCGTTGGCGAGTGAGCGAGGAGGTTTGGCGCCGATTCCAGAGACAAAAAGAAGGCGAGGAGAGAAAAGAGGTGGGAGAGGAGGAGAGAAGTTggagagagaaaaggagaagtGCCTCTTGGGAAATCGCATCGTGAGCCGATTAAATAGGCGTGGTGGACATTGTGAGGGAATCAGATGCTGCGGGAATTGCAGAGGCGCAAACGAAAATGCAGCTTTGCCAAATTAGCATTTCTCGGAAACGGATTATTCCTATCCCGGAATTTGGATTAGATCAATTCGTATTGGGGAAGGAATTAGTTCccctttcaaatttcaatagcATAGTGCTACTAATGCCACCTAccgttcctttttcttttcacgaTAATAGCAACACCAGAAATGCGAGGGTTCGTGAATTGAGAATTGAGATGATGGAGGGAACGTATCAAGGCTTGTTTATGCATTATTCTCTTCTGCTCATTTCTGCTTCTGGCGTGGATAAGTAGTGCCCGGCCACAATTTTCTGGGTTGGTTCCCAATTTCCCATAGTTAGTCAATACTCCAGCAAACCAAAAAGGggtctttttttcaaaaaataaatttaccaaATCGggtaaaattcaaattaatattcGAAAAAGGCCAGTCGTAAGTAATCtatcactttttatttaaaattcataaattgttgtaaaaaaattcttattttttaatataattttaaagttgtaAGAGTTTTTCTTATATgacttaaaagtattttttcacACAACTTAAAGTaataatggttttttttataacttcaattttttttaaaaaatcataaatattttttattttaattatttaatgaattaatgtatgttttcttttttgttttatttaatactt encodes the following:
- the LOC100796383 gene encoding 5'-nucleotidase domain-containing protein 4 isoform X1, translating into MRFPKRHFSFSLSNFSPPLPPLFSPRLLFVSGIGAKPPRSLANATSPGVNPLLHAQYSMDGNHEIDVHDSRLRDLPGRDGSKQPRVWSSPENGVKTEIGKQIFCNRSLNMKNIIAVGFDMDYTLAQYKPETFESLAYQGTIKKLVYDLGYPRELLNWSFNWKYMVRGLVLDKKRGNILKMDRHKYVKVAYHGFRELSKEDKVGTYGNTLVRDSFDEPDYALIDTLFSLAEAYLFAQLVDFKDCNPDKIQEGVDYARMYKDVRAAVDLCHRDGTLKQMVAIEPKRYINEDSSIVPMLEMLRDSGQATFLVTNSLWDYTNIVMNFLCGSSMADVSNNFGWLQYFDVVITGSAKPGFFHEENRATLFEVVPETGMLLNTDNGSPIPQVGNTSARLFTEAKNHACPVFQGGNVSHLHKLLSIESSSQVLYVGDHIYGDILRSKKVLGWRTMLVIPELEKEVKLLWESRDSRKELQFLRSERDCIEDEIHHLKWSLKFKNPDADSKQKLSSELDKLKLERERVRLSHQEAQKKLHQRFHEPWGQLMKTGYQNSRFAHQVERFACLYTSQVSNLGLYSPDKYYRPSEDFMQHEFGIMACETPDI
- the LOC100796383 gene encoding 5'-nucleotidase domain-containing protein 4 isoform X3 — translated: MDGNHEIDVHDSRLRDLPGRDGSKQPRVWSSPENGVKTEIGKQIFCNRSLNMKNIIAVGFDMDYTLAQYKPETFESLAYQGTIKKLVYDLGYPRELLNWSFNWKYMVRGLVLDKKRGNILKMDRHKYVKVAYHGFRELSKEDKVGTYGNTLVRDSFDEPDYALIDTLFSLAEAYLFAQLVDFKDCNPDKIQEGVDYARMYKDVRAAVDLCHRDGTLKQMVAIEPKRYINEDSSIVPMLEMLRDSGQATFLVTNSLWDYTNIVMNFLCGSSMADVSNNFGWLQYFDVVITGSAKPGFFHEENRATLFEVVPETGMLLNTDNGSPIPQVGNTSARLFTEAKNHACPVFQGGNVSHLHKLLSIESSSQVLYVGDHIYGDILRSKKVLGWRTMLVIPELEKEVKLLWESRDSRKELQFLRSERDCIEDEIHHLKWSLKFKNPDADSKQKLSSELDKLKLERERVRLSHQEAQKKLHQRFHEPWGQLMKTGYQNSRFAHQVERFACLYTSQVSNLGLYSPDKYYRPSEDFMQHEFGIMACETPDI
- the LOC100796383 gene encoding 5'-nucleotidase domain-containing protein 4 isoform X2, with amino-acid sequence MRFPKRHFSFSLSNFSPPLPPLFSPRLLFVSGIGAKPPRSLANATSPGVNPLLHAQYSMDGNHEIDVHDSRLRDLPGRDGSKQPRVWSSPENGVKTEIGKQIFCNRSLNMKNIIAVGFDMDYTLAQYKPETFESLAYQGTIKKLVYDLGYPRELLNWSFNWKYMVRGLVLDKKRGNILKMDRHKYVKVAYHGFRELSKEDKVGTYGNTLVRDSFDEPDYALIDTLFSLAEAYLFAQLVDFKDCNPDKIQEGVDYARMYKDVRAAVDLCHRDGTLKQMVAIEPKRYINEDSSIVPMLEMLRDSGQATFLVTNSLWDYTNIVMNFLCGSSMADVSNNFGWLQYFDVVITGSAKPGFFHEENRATLFEVVPETGMLLNTDNGSPIPQVGNTSARLFTEAKNHACPVFQGGNVSHLHKLLSIESSSQVLYVGDHIYGDILRSKKVLGWRTMLVIPELEKEVKLLWESRDSRKELQFLRSERDCIEDEIHHLKWSLKFKNPDADSKQKLSSELDKLKLERERVRLSHQEAQKKLHQRVESSPVDYLQFPFFLLARFTSHGDSL